The sequence below is a genomic window from Ruminiclostridium josui JCM 17888.
CAGAGGCCAGGTTGAGGCTATAGATGCACTGTTTGGTTATACAGTTAACATCGGCAAAGGAAAACCTACCAATTCAGAATTTATTGCAATGATTGCCGATAAGCTGAGATTGGAATTGAAAGTAAGCTAAGAGGCTTGATATTACTGTATTTCATAAAACAGTACAAACCAATAAATAATTATTAGTAGGAACAAAGTAATGTGGATTTTGCTTAAAATTATAAGATAAACCTACAAATAAATTTTAAAAATCCAATGAACTTCTTCGCTTTATAGGGTAAACAGAATGTTTATAAATCTATATTGCGAAGGAGTTTTTATGTTTCAATTTGATTATGACATTGACGATTTTATGGACTATTGTATAGCACAACAATTAAGACCTAAGACTATGTTCAGTTACGAGCAGGCATTAAAAATTTTTCAAAGGTATATGTTAGATATTCATAATATTACATCAGCAGCAGAGACAAAAGAGATACACATAAGGGAGTATATTAAGTATATTGAATCAAGGGGTAAGTATACAGTTTTGGTTGATGAAAAAACCAGATACATTAATAATCCCCAAAATAGAACTGATGTTGGGAAATCTATTACTAAGACTACTATTAACAATTATATTCGAAATATTAAGGTGTTTTATAATTACCTATATGATAATCATCTTATAAAGTCAAACCCTGT
It includes:
- a CDS encoding sporulation initiation factor Spo0A C-terminal domain-containing protein, which gives rise to RGQVEAIDALFGYTVNIGKGKPTNSEFIAMIADKLRLELKVS
- a CDS encoding tyrosine-type recombinase/integrase, translated to MFQFDYDIDDFMDYCIAQQLRPKTMFSYEQALKIFQRYMLDIHNITSAAETKEIHIREYIKYIESRGKYTVLVDEKTRYINNPQNRTDVGKSITKTTINNYIRNIKVFYNYLYDNHLIKSNPVTRIKQLKNSRKPLEFISDEDFLRLIKSFDNSKFHQF